From Alteribacter lacisalsi, a single genomic window includes:
- a CDS encoding DNA-3-methyladenine glycosylase family protein: MQKTISLKGPYNFDQALVRLAPDPWTDPDPETRTLRLGILSGEKPAAVTIKATGSTEKPEFTIVSDDYTENEQTLMQNVAAVMQFDVPLGKIAAHLSENGLKETVNQSFAVPFIRDAQLFGSLIKTIIHQQLNMTFAAVLTNRFVRGYGEEKDGLWFFPSPESVSRIEPEELREMQFSQRKAEYVIDTARWIIEEGIRLEEFTHLTDAEIEALLTKRRGIGRWTAENFMMFGLGRPNLFPVGDIGVQNALKKEYGLDQKPDVPFMEEASAKWAPYRSYATLYLWNSLGNGPS, from the coding sequence GTGCAGAAGACGATTTCCCTGAAAGGTCCTTACAATTTTGACCAGGCGCTCGTACGCCTCGCGCCGGACCCATGGACCGATCCGGATCCTGAAACACGTACGTTAAGGCTCGGAATTCTCTCCGGAGAAAAACCGGCAGCTGTTACGATTAAAGCGACAGGATCGACGGAAAAACCTGAATTTACCATAGTCTCAGATGATTACACAGAAAATGAACAAACATTGATGCAGAATGTAGCAGCGGTGATGCAGTTTGACGTACCACTTGGGAAAATTGCAGCTCATCTGAGTGAAAACGGTCTTAAAGAAACGGTAAATCAAAGTTTTGCTGTTCCTTTTATCAGAGATGCCCAGCTTTTTGGTAGTCTTATTAAAACGATCATTCATCAGCAGCTGAACATGACCTTTGCAGCTGTCTTGACGAACCGCTTTGTCCGCGGCTATGGTGAAGAAAAAGACGGCCTGTGGTTTTTCCCCTCCCCGGAAAGTGTGAGCCGGATTGAGCCGGAGGAGCTGCGTGAAATGCAGTTCAGCCAGCGCAAAGCCGAGTATGTCATTGATACGGCCCGGTGGATCATAGAAGAAGGGATCCGCCTGGAGGAGTTCACACATCTCACTGATGCAGAGATTGAAGCACTCCTTACAAAGAGAAGAGGAATCGGGCGCTGGACAGCGGAAAATTTCATGATGTTCGGACTCGGCCGTCCGAACTTATTTCCAGTCGGAGATATCGGTGTCCAGAACGCGTTAAAAAAAGAATACGGGCTTGACCAGAAACCGGATGTTCCGTTCATGGAGGAAGCATCCGCAAAATGGGCCCCTTACAGAAGTTACGCCACGCTTTACTTATGGAACAGTCTCGGTAACGGACCGTCCTGA
- the treR gene encoding trehalose operon repressor, with translation MQNKFIKIYKDIADRIQQGEYKSQTKLPSEHELMSYYDTSRETIRKALNLLSQNGFIQKVQGKGSIVLDARKFDFPISGLVSFKELAKKMGDNHHTYVERLERTEPGPYIRDQLRLESGTLVWEVDRVREIDGEKVILDKDYLSTAFIEDLTEDVCRNSIYEYIESSLGMTISFAKKEITVVEPTAEDRDFLDLAGYTNIVVVKNYVYLDDASLFQYTESRHRPDKFRFVDFARRTNG, from the coding sequence ATGCAGAATAAATTCATTAAAATCTATAAGGATATCGCCGATCGGATTCAGCAGGGGGAGTATAAGTCCCAGACAAAGCTCCCCTCTGAACACGAGCTGATGTCGTATTATGATACGTCGCGGGAAACCATCCGGAAAGCGCTGAACCTCCTGTCTCAGAACGGCTTTATCCAGAAAGTGCAGGGCAAGGGTTCCATCGTTCTGGATGCCAGGAAGTTCGACTTTCCCATTTCCGGCCTCGTAAGCTTTAAGGAACTTGCAAAAAAGATGGGTGATAATCATCACACCTATGTGGAGAGACTGGAGCGTACCGAGCCGGGACCCTATATAAGGGACCAGCTTAGGCTCGAATCCGGCACCCTGGTCTGGGAAGTGGACCGCGTGCGCGAAATTGATGGGGAAAAAGTGATTCTGGATAAAGACTATCTGAGTACAGCATTCATTGAAGACCTCACTGAAGACGTGTGCCGCAATTCGATATACGAATACATTGAATCGTCTCTCGGCATGACTATCAGCTTTGCCAAAAAAGAAATCACCGTAGTTGAACCGACTGCCGAGGACCGGGACTTCCTCGATCTGGCCGGTTACACCAACATCGTAGTGGTAAAAAACTATGTGTACCTGGACGATGCGAGTCTGTTTCAGTACACCGAATCACGCCACCGCCCGGATAAGTTCCGTTTTGTGGATTTTGCCCGACGGACCAATGGCTGA
- the treC gene encoding alpha,alpha-phosphotrehalase: protein MQMNEWWRKSVVYQIYPKSFNDTMGNGVGDIEGIIQKLDYLKDLGVDVIWLTPIYKSPQKDNGYDISDYFSIHEEYGTMEDFDRLLEEAHKRDLKIIMDIVVNHTSTEHEWFRESASSKENPKRNYYIWKDPVDGAEPTNWQSKFGGNAWQYEEATGQYYLHLFDVTQADVNWENAEVRERVYDMMRYWFDKGVDGFRLDVINLISKDQDFPNDDGSVPPGDGRKFYTDGPRVHEFMQEMNREVFSKYDVLTVGEMSSTTIDNCIKYTRPDRNELSMTFNFHHLKVDYPNGEKWTAADFDFLQLKDILSTWQEEMHKGGGWNALFWCNHDQPRVVSRFGNDEEYHRESAKMLATTAHMMQGTPYIYQGEEFGMTDPKFDSINEYRDVETLNIYDIKRREGVPEEELMASIKQKSRDNSRTPVQWDDSENAGFTTGTPWINVASNYKQINAEAAVADQDSVYYHYQKLIRLRKTYDIITHGSYKLLLPEDPQLFTYIRETGNEKLLVVNNFYAEEASFESPVDLSGLNSEILISNYTDSPENPEALTLRPYESVVYHLKKA from the coding sequence ATGCAGATGAATGAATGGTGGCGAAAAAGCGTCGTTTATCAGATTTACCCGAAAAGTTTCAACGACACGATGGGAAATGGTGTCGGAGATATAGAAGGCATTATTCAGAAGCTTGATTACTTAAAGGACCTCGGAGTGGACGTGATCTGGCTGACTCCGATCTACAAATCCCCGCAAAAGGACAACGGCTATGACATTAGCGACTACTTCAGTATTCACGAAGAGTACGGAACGATGGAAGATTTCGACCGTCTTCTTGAAGAAGCCCACAAGCGTGACCTCAAAATCATAATGGATATCGTTGTGAACCATACATCCACTGAGCACGAGTGGTTCAGGGAATCCGCTTCTTCAAAAGAAAACCCGAAGCGGAACTACTACATCTGGAAAGACCCGGTGGACGGTGCAGAGCCGACAAACTGGCAGTCCAAATTCGGCGGAAACGCGTGGCAGTATGAAGAAGCCACCGGACAATATTACCTGCACCTGTTTGATGTTACTCAGGCCGATGTGAACTGGGAGAACGCAGAAGTCCGCGAGCGCGTATACGACATGATGCGCTATTGGTTTGATAAAGGCGTAGACGGTTTTCGTCTGGACGTCATCAACCTCATTTCCAAAGACCAGGACTTCCCGAACGACGACGGCTCTGTTCCTCCTGGAGACGGCCGTAAGTTTTACACAGACGGTCCCCGCGTGCACGAATTCATGCAGGAAATGAACCGTGAAGTCTTTTCAAAATACGATGTACTCACAGTTGGCGAAATGAGCTCCACTACGATTGACAATTGCATTAAGTACACGCGCCCGGACAGAAACGAACTGTCGATGACATTCAACTTTCATCATCTCAAGGTGGACTATCCGAACGGGGAAAAATGGACTGCAGCCGATTTTGATTTCCTGCAGCTGAAGGATATTCTCTCTACGTGGCAGGAGGAGATGCACAAGGGAGGCGGCTGGAATGCCCTGTTCTGGTGCAACCACGATCAGCCCCGTGTGGTGAGCCGTTTCGGAAATGATGAAGAATACCACCGTGAATCAGCGAAAATGCTGGCAACTACCGCTCATATGATGCAGGGAACCCCTTATATTTACCAGGGCGAGGAATTCGGCATGACCGATCCCAAATTCGATTCGATCAACGAATACCGTGACGTGGAAACCCTGAACATTTACGATATTAAACGCCGGGAAGGAGTTCCTGAAGAGGAGCTTATGGCAAGCATAAAGCAGAAATCACGCGATAACTCACGGACCCCGGTTCAGTGGGATGATTCTGAAAATGCCGGGTTTACGACAGGAACACCATGGATTAACGTTGCGTCAAACTACAAGCAGATAAACGCAGAAGCGGCAGTTGCCGATCAGGATTCGGTATACTATCATTACCAGAAGCTGATCCGCCTGCGTAAGACATATGACATTATTACCCACGGAAGCTACAAACTGCTTCTGCCTGAAGATCCGCAGTTATTCACTTATATCCGCGAAACAGGAAATGAGAAGCTGCTCGTCGTGAACAATTTTTATGCTGAAGAAGCGTCTTTTGAAAGCCCGGTCGATCTTTCAGGATTGAACAGCGAGATTCTGATTTCAAACTACACCGATTCACCTGAAAATCCTGAAGCTCTGACTCTTCGCCCGTATGAATCTGTTGTTTATCATCTGAAAAAAGCGTGA
- a CDS encoding tRNA dihydrouridine synthase, translating into MKDNFWAELPRPFFILAPMEDVTNVVFRHVVSEAARPDVFFTEFANSESYCHPEGKKSVRGRLTYTEDEQPIVAHIWGDKPEYFREMSIGMAEQGFRGLDINMGCPVPNVAQHGKGSGLIRRPEVAAELIQAAKAGGLPVSVKTRLGYTEVDEWKEWLAHILEQDIVNLSIHLRTREEMSKVDAHWELIPEIKKLRDRIAPDTLLTINGDIPDRQTGLELASKYGVDGVMIGRGIFSNPFAFEKEPRDHSSQELLDLLKLHLDLYDKYSELELRSFKALHRFFKIYVKGFRGASELRNQLMSTESTDEVRALLDHFEAENPDVMGNHQKVL; encoded by the coding sequence ATGAAAGATAATTTCTGGGCTGAGTTACCGCGCCCATTTTTTATACTGGCACCAATGGAAGACGTTACAAATGTTGTTTTTCGGCATGTCGTGAGTGAAGCGGCAAGGCCTGATGTGTTTTTTACAGAGTTTGCAAATTCGGAAAGTTATTGTCATCCGGAAGGAAAGAAAAGTGTGCGCGGGCGTTTGACTTATACAGAGGATGAACAGCCGATTGTTGCTCACATCTGGGGTGATAAGCCTGAATACTTTCGGGAAATGAGCATTGGGATGGCTGAACAGGGCTTTCGCGGTCTGGATATTAACATGGGCTGCCCGGTACCTAATGTCGCACAGCACGGAAAGGGGAGCGGCCTGATCCGCCGTCCGGAGGTTGCAGCAGAATTAATACAAGCTGCAAAAGCAGGAGGGCTGCCCGTCAGTGTAAAGACGAGGCTCGGATACACAGAGGTGGACGAATGGAAGGAATGGCTGGCGCACATATTGGAACAGGACATTGTGAATCTCTCCATTCATCTGCGGACAAGAGAGGAAATGAGTAAAGTGGATGCTCACTGGGAGCTGATCCCGGAAATTAAAAAACTTCGTGACCGGATAGCACCGGATACACTATTAACGATAAATGGGGACATTCCCGACCGTCAGACAGGCCTTGAACTCGCCAGCAAATATGGTGTGGACGGGGTGATGATCGGCCGTGGTATCTTCAGTAATCCATTTGCTTTTGAAAAGGAGCCGAGAGATCACAGCAGTCAGGAATTACTTGATTTATTAAAGCTGCATCTGGATCTTTACGATAAATATTCAGAGCTGGAGCTGCGTTCGTTCAAGGCTCTTCATCGATTTTTTAAGATTTATGTCAAAGGATTCCGCGGAGCCAGTGAATTAAGAAATCAATTGATGAGTACAGAGTCAACTGATGAGGTGCGTGCATTGCTTGATCACTTTGAGGCAGAGAATCCTGATGTAATGGGTAACCATCAAAAGGTACTTTAG
- the rlmD gene encoding 23S rRNA (uracil(1939)-C(5))-methyltransferase RlmD, producing MQNQKNKQTQVSMKTGQRFPLTIKRLGIDGEGVGYFKRQVVFVKGALPGEEIVCEVTKVHRKFAEGRVRKIRKASPDRTKAPCPYYDRCGGCQLQHLSYEGQLREKKDVVRQAFERYTKLSLDRIEFPDTVGMEDPWRYRNKSQMQAGNADNKLIVGLYQTDSHRLIDIEECIVQHPKTDEVTRTVKEILEHLNIPAYNEKKRTGVIRTIVTRAGFETGEVQVVLVTATDKLPKEDLVVEKIMERLPFVESVVHNVNSRKTSLIFGDETRVLAGKEKIRETLGDLSFDLSARAFFQLNPVQTKKLYDLAKEAAALTGKEKVADAYCGVGTIGLWLADGAKEIRGMDVIEASIEDARKNAARLGVDHAVYEVGKAETWLPKWNQEGWKPDVLVVDPPRSGLDDSLLDTIRRVNPKRIVYVSCNPSTLAKNTNVLVKGGYRLKKLQPVDMFPQTAQVEAVASFELS from the coding sequence ATGCAGAACCAGAAGAATAAACAGACACAGGTCTCAATGAAAACGGGGCAGCGTTTCCCCCTTACGATAAAACGATTAGGTATTGACGGGGAGGGCGTCGGTTATTTTAAACGCCAGGTCGTTTTTGTAAAAGGCGCTTTACCCGGCGAAGAAATCGTATGTGAAGTTACGAAGGTGCACCGGAAATTCGCCGAGGGAAGAGTACGGAAAATCAGGAAAGCTTCGCCTGATCGGACAAAAGCACCGTGCCCCTACTACGACCGCTGCGGCGGCTGCCAGCTTCAGCATCTATCCTACGAGGGCCAGCTCCGCGAAAAGAAAGACGTGGTGCGCCAGGCATTTGAGCGCTATACAAAACTCAGCCTCGACCGTATTGAGTTTCCCGATACGGTTGGCATGGAGGACCCGTGGCGCTACCGCAACAAAAGCCAGATGCAGGCTGGGAACGCTGATAATAAGCTGATTGTCGGCCTTTATCAGACCGACAGCCACCGCCTGATTGACATTGAGGAGTGTATCGTCCAGCATCCTAAAACGGATGAAGTGACACGTACGGTAAAAGAAATTCTTGAGCATCTGAACATTCCGGCTTACAACGAGAAAAAACGGACAGGTGTGATCCGCACGATTGTGACGCGCGCCGGATTTGAAACAGGAGAAGTCCAGGTGGTGCTTGTGACCGCAACGGACAAGCTTCCGAAAGAAGACCTTGTGGTCGAAAAGATTATGGAGCGGCTTCCATTCGTGGAGTCTGTCGTGCACAACGTGAACAGCCGAAAAACCTCCCTTATTTTCGGTGACGAGACGAGAGTCCTTGCAGGGAAGGAAAAAATCCGGGAAACGCTTGGGGATCTAAGCTTTGATCTGTCAGCCCGTGCCTTTTTCCAGCTCAATCCGGTTCAGACGAAAAAGCTGTACGACCTTGCCAAGGAGGCAGCCGCCCTTACAGGCAAGGAAAAAGTCGCTGATGCGTATTGCGGCGTTGGAACGATCGGACTTTGGCTCGCAGACGGAGCGAAGGAAATCCGCGGGATGGACGTGATCGAAGCTTCAATCGAAGACGCCAGAAAAAATGCAGCCAGGCTTGGCGTGGATCACGCTGTCTATGAGGTCGGAAAAGCGGAAACATGGCTCCCGAAATGGAATCAGGAAGGATGGAAGCCGGACGTACTCGTGGTGGATCCACCTCGCAGCGGACTTGACGATTCCCTGCTAGATACAATTCGCCGCGTTAATCCGAAACGTATCGTATACGTTTCCTGTAACCCTTCCACCCTTGCAAAAAATACAAACGTACTTGTAAAGGGCGGCTATCGGCTTAAAAAGCTTCAGCCCGTTGACATGTTCCCGCAGACTGCCCAGGTGGAGGCGGTTGCGTCATTCGAGCTGTCGTAG
- a CDS encoding FixH family protein — MLRKAMLLAIIVIAASLSAGCLNERENTAEEREPPIDIQVLYESRQDAETEVPLLIRVTQGGEPLDTAEEVMFEVWRHGQSTEAAVLEAEALGDGMYESMYHFEEDNYYYVQPRVKNGDRSTTLVSEIIVGRFTVNRNPDQVPDLPSEMFVSFGLQEGVAAGEPSVVKLQVNWEDEPWEEADVRFEITNTEGHTSSVEAEETAPGEYHGEHTFEALGEYSVIIYMEKDDVSEQLSDVVKIESDEGE; from the coding sequence ATGCTTCGAAAAGCTATGCTTCTCGCGATCATTGTCATCGCCGCTTCGCTTTCGGCCGGGTGCTTAAACGAACGGGAAAACACCGCCGAAGAACGGGAGCCGCCAATTGATATACAGGTACTATATGAGTCACGCCAGGATGCAGAAACCGAAGTACCGCTTCTCATCCGGGTTACCCAGGGTGGTGAGCCTCTTGATACTGCAGAGGAAGTCATGTTTGAAGTATGGCGCCACGGGCAGAGTACCGAAGCTGCCGTGCTTGAGGCAGAAGCGCTGGGAGACGGCATGTACGAAAGCATGTACCACTTTGAAGAGGATAACTATTACTACGTGCAGCCAAGGGTTAAAAACGGAGACCGCAGCACCACCCTCGTATCCGAAATTATCGTAGGCAGATTTACCGTAAACCGTAACCCGGATCAGGTTCCGGATCTTCCGTCGGAAATGTTCGTCTCCTTCGGCCTTCAGGAAGGTGTTGCTGCCGGTGAACCTTCCGTTGTGAAATTACAGGTGAACTGGGAAGACGAGCCGTGGGAGGAAGCAGACGTACGTTTTGAAATTACTAATACAGAAGGGCATACAAGCTCAGTTGAAGCTGAAGAGACGGCTCCCGGAGAATATCACGGGGAGCACACTTTTGAGGCACTGGGAGAGTACAGCGTCATCATCTATATGGAAAAAGACGATGTAAGTGAACAGCTGTCGGATGTGGTGAAAATTGAAAGTGATGAGGGTGAATAG